One window of Legionella pneumophila subsp. pneumophila str. Philadelphia 1 genomic DNA carries:
- a CDS encoding MFS transporter — translation MFSKKERTLLFANNLWYLSEGMLGPLFGIFCERFNSSPLDISWVWSLYLISVGIVVIGLGYISDFIHKEKLLVAGYALQTIFTFCYIFITSKKQLALLQIGLGISGGLSTTTWYALYARYEDKTHEGLTWGLANGLSSIYTGIALLCGGLIIAKTSFDVLFIIMGCIQFLATIYVSKLIFIEHPKIIRRFRNPNLAKN, via the coding sequence ATGTTTAGTAAAAAAGAACGTACATTATTATTTGCCAATAATTTGTGGTACTTGTCAGAAGGAATGTTAGGCCCGCTCTTCGGTATTTTTTGCGAAAGGTTCAACTCGTCTCCCTTAGACATATCATGGGTATGGTCTTTGTATTTAATTTCAGTTGGAATTGTGGTAATTGGCTTGGGTTATATTTCAGATTTTATTCATAAAGAAAAATTGCTGGTTGCGGGGTATGCACTCCAAACCATATTTACCTTTTGTTACATCTTTATAACAAGTAAAAAGCAACTGGCTTTATTGCAAATTGGCCTTGGAATATCAGGTGGGCTCTCTACTACAACCTGGTATGCTCTGTATGCCCGCTATGAAGATAAAACGCATGAAGGACTCACTTGGGGTTTGGCCAATGGGTTATCAAGTATTTACACTGGGATCGCCTTGTTATGTGGTGGTCTAATTATTGCCAAAACATCATTTGATGTTTTGTTTATCATCATGGGATGTATTCAATTTCTAGCAACTATTTATGTCAGTAAGCTCATCTTTATCGAACACCCCAAAATTATCAGGCGTTTTAGAAATCCTAATTTGGCTAAAAATTAA
- the pbpC gene encoding penicillin-binding protein 1C encodes MRKVIKYLSIILGSLFVSGFLLLFFSPKPSLLEEFNFSKAVYDDNQQLLRLILSDDDKYRLYVPLSQIPKELMEATLLQEDQYFLWHKGVNPFSMVKAIWQTYVVKSRRIGASTITMQVARIRFGINSKKISGKLWQVIRALQIERHYDKDKILEAYFNLAPYGGNIEGVGAASLIYFNKPVSKLGLPEALTLSIIPQNPVKRTSKNSELKKIRNRLFARWLKQHPQDQEKQPLFGLPLVMQTNQNLPFLAPHFVNMVLKENPGLSQSISTTLDYRLQLIVERITRHYLARKKMFGVHNAAVLLVDSRTMSIKALMGSADFFNNKISGQINGVETKRSPGSTLKPFIYGLALDQGLIHPNTVLKDVPQSFNGYNPENFDYDFMGPIKAKDALVLSRNIPAIELSNQLTNPTLHKLLEQAHITQLRSESYYGLSLNLGGVELTMKELVGLYAMLINDGVWYPINSLKGVPRQKGRHLLSAEASFLVFDMLKNTPMKESNNDGSLQLPIAWKTGTSSGYRDAWTVGVFGPYVLAVWIGNFDNQANPAFIGKEIAAPLFFELINAIKHERGPIARVEKYPEHMHLEKIEVCKASGMLPGRYCTDTEWTWFIPGKSPIKTDTIFREVAINGKTGLRTCHIDENTRFEVYEFWPSDLLRIFRRAGIQRHTPPFFEPGCALSGNSGISPQITSPQAGVSYIVHANTQSNKIIPLTAVTDAGIAHLYWFINESFVAETKSDEPYLWQAKPGKYVVRVVDDRGLSDARDITIQMVS; translated from the coding sequence ATGAGAAAAGTAATAAAATATCTTAGCATAATCCTGGGTTCGCTATTTGTCAGTGGGTTTTTATTATTATTTTTTTCTCCCAAGCCTTCTTTATTAGAAGAATTCAATTTTTCTAAAGCGGTATATGATGATAATCAACAATTATTAAGATTAATTTTAAGTGACGATGACAAATACAGACTTTATGTACCGTTATCTCAAATACCCAAGGAGTTAATGGAGGCCACACTTTTACAAGAAGATCAGTATTTTCTCTGGCATAAAGGAGTGAACCCTTTTTCCATGGTGAAAGCCATCTGGCAAACTTATGTGGTTAAATCGCGCAGAATCGGGGCTTCAACAATCACAATGCAGGTGGCACGAATTCGTTTTGGAATTAACTCCAAGAAAATTTCTGGAAAATTATGGCAAGTTATTAGGGCGTTACAAATAGAGCGTCATTATGATAAAGATAAAATTCTTGAGGCTTATTTCAATTTGGCGCCTTATGGTGGAAATATAGAGGGAGTAGGGGCGGCGAGCTTAATTTATTTTAATAAGCCTGTTAGTAAACTTGGTTTACCAGAGGCACTAACTTTAAGCATTATCCCTCAAAATCCAGTAAAAAGGACATCAAAAAACAGTGAATTAAAAAAAATAAGAAATCGCTTATTTGCCAGATGGCTGAAGCAGCATCCGCAAGACCAGGAGAAGCAGCCTCTGTTTGGACTGCCTTTAGTTATGCAAACCAATCAAAACCTACCCTTCCTGGCTCCTCATTTTGTAAATATGGTACTGAAGGAAAATCCTGGTTTATCACAAAGTATTTCAACAACTTTGGATTACAGGCTTCAGTTAATAGTTGAGCGAATTACAAGGCATTATTTAGCAAGAAAAAAAATGTTTGGTGTTCACAACGCGGCGGTTTTACTTGTGGATAGCCGTACTATGAGTATTAAAGCGTTGATGGGATCTGCTGATTTTTTTAATAACAAGATAAGTGGACAAATCAATGGTGTAGAAACCAAAAGGTCGCCTGGCTCAACTCTGAAACCATTTATTTATGGATTAGCACTCGATCAAGGTTTAATTCACCCCAATACAGTTTTAAAGGATGTACCACAGAGTTTTAATGGTTATAATCCGGAAAACTTCGATTATGATTTTATGGGGCCCATCAAAGCAAAAGATGCTTTGGTACTTAGTCGTAATATCCCGGCCATCGAGCTTTCCAATCAATTAACTAATCCAACATTACATAAATTACTTGAACAGGCGCATATAACTCAGTTGCGTTCTGAATCATATTATGGCTTGTCTCTTAATTTGGGTGGTGTTGAACTCACTATGAAAGAGTTAGTCGGTTTATATGCTATGCTGATTAATGATGGGGTCTGGTATCCAATCAATTCATTAAAAGGGGTTCCGCGACAAAAAGGTCGACACTTGCTTAGCGCAGAAGCAAGCTTTTTAGTTTTCGATATGCTAAAAAATACTCCAATGAAAGAGTCGAATAATGATGGCAGTTTACAATTACCAATTGCCTGGAAAACAGGAACTTCATCAGGATACAGAGATGCCTGGACAGTTGGAGTTTTTGGTCCTTATGTATTGGCAGTTTGGATAGGAAATTTTGATAATCAGGCAAATCCGGCTTTTATAGGTAAAGAAATTGCTGCGCCTTTATTTTTTGAATTGATTAATGCAATAAAACATGAAAGAGGACCAATAGCTCGAGTTGAAAAATACCCTGAACACATGCATTTGGAAAAAATAGAAGTATGCAAAGCCTCAGGTATGCTTCCTGGTCGATATTGTACGGATACAGAATGGACCTGGTTTATTCCAGGTAAATCCCCTATTAAAACGGATACAATTTTTCGAGAGGTAGCAATTAACGGGAAGACGGGGCTTCGTACTTGTCACATCGATGAAAATACTCGTTTTGAAGTGTATGAGTTTTGGCCCTCCGATTTATTAAGAATATTCAGGAGGGCAGGGATTCAACGCCATACCCCGCCATTTTTTGAACCAGGTTGCGCTTTGTCGGGAAATAGTGGTATTAGCCCCCAAATTACATCTCCCCAGGCAGGGGTAAGTTATATTGTCCATGCTAATACCCAATCAAACAAGATAATCCCATTAACTGCGGTAACAGATGCTGGAATTGCACATTTATACTGGTTTATCAATGAAAGTTTTGTAGCTGAAACAAAATCGGATGAACCTTATCTCTGGCAGGCGAAACCTGGTAAATATGTGGTAAGGGTGGTAGATGACCGTGGTTTATCTGATGCGCGGGATATTACTATTCAGATGGTTAGTTGA
- a CDS encoding alpha-2-macroglobulin: MNKNPFSLIMNVLCSIFSTLFGKIKWNRPTWLVYLKHKSKNSPQIFWGTTLLFIVLLGAGAYGAYWYNNLPKPTYTTASITIPDITPNEENLVPNNLIIDFGIRNNEFIPQSVAPINLIGKEIDEGIEMAPQIAGKWSWNSDSQLIFIPAEDWPAGQKYTIHFAKNFFAPNANIESYDLSFTTKPFQATIREFKFYQDPVNAETRQAVATIEFNYPVNPKNLEKNTSVVFQTIKNGKADLTAESVPFSYTYDNNKRIAYLHSANIKIEDVSRYLLLTLNKNVSSSTDSAILGQSISKNLLIPDASNFLKIVSTSANIVRNDKDRPEQVLSIETSLGVNESEFNKSVHVYLLPQNYPATAAEPEKSNYEWQNPGEVTNNILSLSTPLPKEVIPSEQNYTTLHGFKFKAQTPRYLYIKIDKGMKGFGGFKLSNDYTAIVPVPEYPKEISFLHKGSLLALSGEKKLSVLIRGVPAVKYEFARVLPDNVNQLVTQTQGDFSNPYFINPSFNQQNISQIFSEIQQYDSTDLTRQQYTSLDLGKYLASEANASGPQGLFLLQATGWDVANQYALDVKASRLILITDLGMVVKDNNDGSHDVFISSITQGLPVAGATVTILGKNGLPILSRVTDEQGRANFPTLKDFIEDREPTVYLANLNNDVSFIPFNNYNRQLNFSKFDIGGIYTNDQDLQNLTAYLFSDRGIYRPGDTVHVGMIVKRAFAEPQPSGLPLQATVVDARGTTIKDQKVTLNDTGYIELDFTTSANSPTGQYMVYLYLVKDNHPQNLLGSTSVRISEFQPDRMRITSSFEPKPFDGWSSPTDLKAKVDLWNLYGAPAANRRVSGKILLTPQRVQFDNYPDYIFADPLYDPKKPPKVFTENLAEATTNENGQAEFSLNLERFEKATYQLTFFAEGFEPGSGRSVTAQTKTLVSPLPYFIGYKADGDLHFIKQNSVRNVNYIAINPQLGKEDVKNLKIQLISLRPVTTLVKKADGTYQYQSTIQSTVINTNPFEIKESGINYSLPTNTIGDYSLNVLDKDDSILSQLQFSVVGTSQAPLAKNAELSIKLNKEEYQANEDIEIQITAPYTGSGLITIERDKVYAVHWFKTEAQNSVQTIRIPADFQGNGYVNVAFIRDWESPELFISPLSYSVAPFNVNHDKHDIKIGLKTPELARPGESFTIDYHTDKPGKIIVFAVDEGILQVANYTTPDPLSFFFQKRALEVLTQQTVDQILPKFIQDREISAVGGDEGEAALASRLNPFKRKTDLPVVYWSGILDSDSTDRQLSYQIPDYFNGSIRVIAVAVANDSVGSREVSAEVRGDFIISPNVPTFVAPGDEFEISTTVANNIKDSGEHAQVEVELTASPEIEVIGSAKESLEISEGNEQTVYFKLRAKSLLGSARITITAKSGDKSSKMDSTLSVRPANPFTTYINSGKSQDSQKSLEVIQTLYPEHRKVEATISTSPLVLIFGLQRYLDNFPYGCTEQLTSKALPWLVMNSLPWFSSESGPIHEKINTTIQMLSQRQMSNGGFSYWPGLSDNSANSFASVYAMHFLTEARAQGFNVPGEMFYNGINYLKELASHNPTDADSARIQAYAIYILTRNELVTTNYLANLQLYLQQDSSKNWLKDITAVYIAATYQLLKSYSEANQLIGQYQPATNNAFTTDFYDRNIADAQYLYLVAKHFPNLLPQVSDNILMNLVKAINNDEINTVLSGFSSLALGAYPQNESAEQSDKLSITEALANNQQRNIPADQNNYQKLNIDETVKTIRFNNPDKQTFFYQLVQSGFDKIIPTEPLKQGIEIYREYRDEKGNVIDSAVLGEEIEVHLQVRSLDNNYLSNIAIEDLLPGGFEVVRDSVKTDNMDYADVREDRVNFFGWVDLTAKELVYKIKATNVGKYIVPPAYAEAMYNPNTKARGSSSVITVSREED, from the coding sequence ATGAACAAAAACCCATTCTCCCTAATTATGAATGTATTGTGTTCAATATTTTCAACTCTATTCGGTAAAATAAAATGGAATCGCCCGACCTGGTTAGTTTATTTAAAACACAAATCAAAAAACTCTCCCCAAATATTTTGGGGAACAACTCTATTATTTATCGTGTTATTGGGTGCAGGAGCATATGGTGCTTATTGGTATAATAATTTGCCAAAACCAACTTATACTACTGCATCCATCACAATACCGGACATCACACCTAATGAGGAAAACCTTGTTCCCAATAATCTCATTATTGATTTCGGCATTAGAAATAATGAATTTATCCCACAATCAGTTGCTCCCATTAATTTAATTGGCAAAGAAATTGATGAAGGGATAGAAATGGCACCGCAAATTGCGGGCAAATGGAGCTGGAATAGTGATAGCCAATTAATTTTTATTCCCGCTGAAGATTGGCCTGCAGGGCAAAAATATACTATTCATTTTGCAAAAAATTTTTTTGCACCCAATGCGAATATTGAAAGTTATGATTTATCCTTTACGACAAAGCCCTTTCAGGCCACAATCCGCGAGTTCAAATTTTACCAAGATCCCGTCAATGCAGAAACAAGGCAGGCTGTAGCCACTATAGAGTTCAACTATCCAGTAAATCCAAAAAATCTTGAAAAAAATACTTCCGTTGTATTCCAAACCATTAAAAATGGAAAAGCAGACCTCACTGCAGAATCCGTTCCTTTTTCTTATACTTATGATAATAATAAACGAATTGCCTATCTTCATTCGGCAAATATCAAAATAGAAGATGTATCGCGTTATTTACTTTTAACTTTGAATAAAAACGTTAGTTCTTCAACTGATTCAGCAATTCTTGGGCAGTCAATTAGTAAAAATTTGCTAATACCCGATGCAAGTAACTTTCTAAAAATAGTTTCAACATCGGCTAATATAGTCCGTAATGATAAAGACAGGCCCGAACAGGTACTTAGTATTGAGACCAGTTTGGGTGTTAATGAAAGTGAATTTAATAAATCAGTACATGTCTATTTGCTCCCGCAGAATTATCCTGCTACCGCTGCAGAACCAGAAAAATCCAATTACGAATGGCAAAATCCAGGTGAAGTAACGAATAACATTTTGTCTCTGTCGACTCCATTACCCAAAGAGGTGATCCCTTCGGAACAAAATTATACTACGTTGCATGGCTTCAAATTTAAAGCTCAAACTCCCAGATACCTGTATATCAAGATTGATAAAGGAATGAAGGGTTTTGGTGGTTTTAAATTAAGCAATGATTACACGGCTATCGTTCCAGTACCAGAATACCCCAAAGAAATCAGTTTCTTGCATAAGGGCTCTTTGTTAGCACTGAGTGGTGAGAAAAAACTGTCAGTTCTGATACGCGGAGTGCCTGCAGTTAAGTATGAATTCGCGCGTGTGTTGCCTGATAATGTCAATCAGCTGGTTACGCAAACCCAAGGCGATTTCAGCAATCCTTATTTTATTAATCCCTCTTTTAATCAACAAAACATCAGTCAAATTTTCTCGGAAATCCAGCAGTATGACTCCACTGATTTAACCAGACAGCAATACACATCCCTGGATCTGGGAAAATATTTAGCATCTGAAGCCAATGCCTCAGGACCGCAAGGATTGTTCTTATTACAAGCAACAGGTTGGGATGTAGCCAATCAGTATGCTCTCGATGTTAAGGCCAGTCGTTTGATATTGATTACGGATCTGGGGATGGTGGTAAAAGACAATAATGATGGGAGCCATGATGTCTTTATTAGCTCCATTACACAAGGACTCCCAGTTGCAGGGGCAACAGTTACGATTTTAGGTAAAAATGGCTTGCCCATTTTATCTCGTGTTACAGATGAACAAGGGCGAGCAAATTTTCCTACTCTGAAAGATTTTATTGAAGACAGAGAACCAACTGTGTATTTGGCAAACCTGAATAATGATGTGTCTTTTATTCCATTCAATAACTACAACAGGCAATTGAATTTTTCAAAATTTGATATTGGAGGAATCTATACCAATGATCAGGATTTGCAGAACTTAACAGCTTATTTATTTTCTGATAGAGGAATATATAGGCCCGGAGACACAGTGCATGTTGGAATGATTGTAAAACGAGCCTTTGCAGAACCACAACCTTCTGGTCTGCCATTACAAGCCACTGTAGTAGATGCCAGGGGAACTACTATCAAAGACCAAAAAGTAACATTAAATGACACCGGTTATATAGAGCTTGATTTTACTACCAGTGCCAATTCTCCCACTGGTCAGTATATGGTTTATTTATACTTGGTAAAAGATAACCACCCGCAAAATCTTCTCGGTTCAACCAGTGTTCGTATTTCCGAATTCCAACCCGACAGAATGCGTATTACTTCCAGCTTTGAACCCAAACCTTTTGATGGCTGGAGCTCACCCACTGACCTGAAAGCAAAGGTAGATCTTTGGAACTTGTATGGTGCCCCAGCTGCCAATAGAAGAGTAAGCGGCAAAATTTTATTAACTCCTCAGCGAGTGCAATTTGACAACTATCCTGATTATATTTTTGCGGATCCACTGTATGATCCGAAAAAACCCCCAAAAGTTTTTACAGAAAATCTGGCAGAAGCAACAACTAACGAGAATGGGCAGGCTGAATTTAGCCTGAATCTTGAACGTTTTGAAAAGGCAACTTATCAATTAACTTTTTTTGCTGAAGGCTTTGAGCCTGGTAGTGGGCGAAGTGTTACTGCACAAACTAAAACATTGGTCAGCCCTTTACCCTATTTCATTGGCTATAAAGCTGATGGCGATTTGCATTTTATTAAACAGAACAGTGTCAGAAATGTTAATTATATTGCAATTAATCCACAGTTGGGTAAAGAAGACGTAAAAAATTTAAAGATACAATTAATTTCCCTGCGCCCCGTCACAACTCTGGTTAAAAAAGCCGATGGCACTTATCAATATCAATCCACAATACAATCTACAGTCATCAATACCAATCCATTCGAAATTAAAGAATCTGGCATTAACTACAGCCTGCCAACGAATACTATTGGTGATTACTCCCTCAACGTATTAGATAAGGATGATAGTATTCTTAGCCAACTGCAATTTAGCGTAGTTGGTACTAGCCAGGCTCCTCTCGCTAAAAATGCAGAATTATCTATCAAACTTAATAAAGAGGAATATCAAGCTAATGAAGATATAGAAATCCAAATCACTGCTCCTTATACTGGCTCAGGCTTGATCACTATTGAAAGAGATAAAGTCTATGCTGTGCATTGGTTTAAGACAGAAGCCCAAAACTCTGTACAAACCATCCGCATACCTGCTGATTTCCAGGGTAATGGATATGTGAATGTGGCTTTTATTCGTGATTGGGAGTCTCCTGAGCTCTTCATTAGCCCATTAAGTTATAGTGTTGCTCCATTCAATGTGAACCATGATAAACACGATATAAAAATTGGACTAAAAACACCTGAATTAGCCCGTCCCGGAGAATCTTTTACGATTGATTATCACACAGACAAACCCGGTAAGATCATCGTATTTGCAGTGGATGAAGGAATATTGCAGGTTGCCAATTATACTACACCCGATCCACTCAGTTTCTTTTTCCAGAAACGAGCACTAGAAGTGTTAACCCAACAAACAGTTGATCAGATTTTACCCAAGTTCATCCAGGATAGAGAAATATCTGCTGTTGGAGGTGATGAGGGTGAAGCGGCTTTAGCGAGTCGCCTCAATCCATTCAAGAGAAAGACTGATTTACCAGTTGTTTACTGGTCAGGTATTCTTGACTCAGACAGTACTGACAGGCAATTATCTTATCAAATACCTGATTATTTTAACGGGTCCATTCGGGTAATCGCTGTGGCAGTCGCTAATGACTCTGTGGGATCTCGCGAAGTTTCAGCAGAGGTTCGCGGTGATTTTATTATAAGTCCCAATGTGCCCACTTTCGTTGCGCCTGGAGATGAATTTGAAATATCAACCACTGTGGCAAATAATATTAAAGATTCAGGAGAACACGCTCAAGTTGAAGTAGAACTTACCGCATCACCAGAGATTGAAGTAATCGGTAGTGCGAAAGAGTCTCTGGAAATCAGCGAAGGCAATGAGCAAACTGTGTATTTTAAATTGCGCGCTAAATCACTGTTAGGATCAGCAAGGATTACTATCACTGCCAAATCAGGAGATAAATCAAGCAAGATGGATAGTACGCTCAGCGTCAGGCCTGCCAATCCTTTCACAACATACATTAATAGTGGCAAATCACAAGATTCTCAAAAATCGTTAGAGGTTATCCAGACATTATATCCGGAGCATCGCAAGGTAGAAGCGACTATATCTACCAGTCCATTAGTTCTAATCTTTGGATTACAAAGATATTTGGATAATTTCCCATATGGTTGTACGGAGCAATTGACAAGCAAGGCCCTGCCCTGGCTGGTTATGAACAGTTTACCCTGGTTTAGTTCGGAAAGTGGCCCAATTCACGAAAAAATTAATACCACAATTCAAATGTTAAGCCAAAGACAAATGTCTAATGGTGGGTTTAGCTATTGGCCTGGTCTAAGTGACAATTCAGCGAATAGTTTTGCATCAGTTTATGCCATGCATTTCTTAACTGAAGCAAGAGCACAAGGATTCAACGTCCCCGGAGAGATGTTCTACAATGGCATTAATTACCTTAAAGAATTGGCTAGTCATAATCCCACAGATGCAGACTCAGCAAGAATTCAAGCCTATGCCATCTATATTTTAACCCGTAATGAATTAGTCACTACAAATTATTTAGCCAATTTACAATTGTATTTACAGCAAGATTCTTCAAAAAACTGGCTAAAAGACATCACAGCAGTTTACATTGCAGCCACCTATCAATTATTAAAAAGTTATAGTGAAGCGAATCAATTGATTGGCCAATATCAACCAGCAACAAATAATGCATTTACGACTGATTTTTATGATCGCAATATCGCCGATGCGCAATATCTCTATCTTGTTGCAAAACATTTTCCTAATTTACTGCCTCAAGTAAGCGACAATATACTCATGAATTTGGTAAAAGCGATAAATAATGATGAAATCAATACAGTCTTATCAGGATTTTCTAGCCTGGCTTTGGGCGCTTACCCACAAAATGAATCAGCAGAGCAATCTGATAAGCTGTCCATAACAGAGGCATTGGCAAACAATCAGCAGAGAAACATCCCTGCCGATCAAAATAATTATCAAAAATTAAATATTGATGAAACTGTCAAAACAATCCGCTTTAATAATCCTGACAAACAAACATTCTTTTATCAGCTTGTTCAGTCAGGGTTTGATAAAATAATACCGACAGAACCTTTAAAGCAAGGCATAGAAATCTACAGAGAATATCGAGATGAGAAAGGCAATGTCATTGATTCAGCGGTTTTGGGCGAAGAAATTGAAGTACACCTGCAAGTCCGATCATTAGATAATAATTATCTGAGCAACATTGCCATTGAAGATCTCTTGCCAGGTGGGTTTGAGGTCGTTAGAGACTCAGTAAAAACGGACAATATGGATTATGCCGATGTCCGGGAAGACAGAGTTAACTTCTTCGGCTGGGTAGATTTAACTGCAAAAGAATTAGTTTATAAAATAAAAGCGACTAACGTTGGTAAATACATAGTTCCACCAGCCTACGCAGAAGCCATGTATAACCCAAATACGAAGGCAAGAGGTTCTTCATCAGTCATTACAGTGTCTAGAGAAGAAGATTAA
- a CDS encoding lpg1666 family Dot/Icm T4SS effector, with amino-acid sequence MLKFVIYLSSRVQPMGKKAYIIGMGPAGLASALALLVKGYSVELIDRRSEDDVFSRKQGVFLKDDTIRDFFALSQLASKGYSLEFKDNFICKLIRPIDESNLQLSAEDQLDLAFFELIEKERTVIPIAELQRYQYSKLKYIYDKGGFTFQDEEDPYTVKFNNAEQQLIFHLGDTQIAKVDAENQKLTLDHNGSIQNHSFDLLVDASGKTSKSFTQLWNSQNPEFAIGYEKLDNPDHNAFGVMYLSINNPPLAMIANPVLSPTEGTSFIPLDKITPLKAMGWTHDYPPLIYLKYSKKNGAVYLTGEIPESILKDNNKKELKQWFDLVLQLLFNNTDFKMSAPGLASVFKTDIEIADKFALLLPKGGVFCLVGDALMSANFLLGCGISNALDDANKLPDMVDNQFSQSEAEAYRNLRYLDYKDDWLFFKEHIALRLKSLQLEKQLDLSRQELELKQRELESIQQQCSFY; translated from the coding sequence ATGCTAAAATTTGTCATTTATTTAAGTAGTAGAGTCCAACCTATGGGAAAGAAAGCATATATCATTGGTATGGGGCCGGCTGGCTTGGCTAGTGCACTTGCATTATTAGTTAAAGGGTATTCCGTTGAATTAATTGACCGCCGATCTGAAGATGATGTTTTTAGTCGCAAACAAGGGGTATTCTTAAAGGATGATACCATCAGAGATTTTTTTGCTCTAAGTCAACTGGCAAGCAAAGGGTATTCCTTGGAATTCAAAGATAATTTTATCTGTAAATTAATCCGTCCCATCGATGAATCCAACTTGCAATTGAGTGCAGAAGATCAATTGGATTTAGCTTTTTTTGAATTAATTGAAAAAGAGCGCACTGTAATTCCTATCGCAGAGTTGCAGCGTTATCAGTATAGTAAGTTGAAATATATTTATGACAAAGGTGGTTTTACTTTTCAGGACGAAGAAGATCCTTATACTGTAAAATTCAATAATGCAGAGCAGCAGCTCATTTTTCACCTGGGAGACACGCAAATTGCCAAGGTTGATGCTGAGAATCAGAAGTTAACCTTGGATCATAATGGTAGCATACAAAATCACAGTTTTGATTTGCTGGTTGACGCATCCGGAAAAACATCAAAATCATTTACTCAGTTGTGGAATTCGCAAAATCCAGAGTTCGCAATTGGTTATGAAAAGTTAGATAATCCTGATCACAATGCTTTTGGTGTGATGTATCTGTCGATCAATAATCCGCCTTTGGCGATGATAGCTAATCCGGTGTTAAGCCCAACTGAGGGAACCAGCTTCATCCCTTTAGATAAGATTACTCCGTTAAAGGCCATGGGCTGGACGCATGATTATCCACCTTTAATTTATTTGAAATATTCAAAAAAGAATGGAGCTGTTTATCTCACTGGGGAAATTCCTGAATCCATTCTCAAGGATAATAATAAAAAAGAGTTAAAACAATGGTTTGACTTGGTATTGCAATTATTATTTAACAATACGGATTTTAAGATGAGCGCCCCTGGTTTAGCTTCTGTTTTTAAAACAGATATTGAAATTGCTGATAAATTCGCTTTGCTCCTTCCCAAGGGAGGTGTGTTTTGCTTGGTTGGGGATGCTTTGATGTCGGCCAATTTTTTATTGGGTTGTGGCATTAGCAATGCTTTGGATGATGCTAATAAGTTACCAGATATGGTTGATAACCAATTTAGCCAAAGTGAAGCTGAAGCCTATCGTAATCTTCGCTATTTAGATTATAAAGATGATTGGTTATTTTTTAAGGAGCATATTGCTCTCAGGCTAAAATCTCTACAGCTTGAAAAGCAATTGGATTTAAGTAGGCAGGAGCTGGAGTTGAAGCAACGAGAGTTGGAAAGTATCCAGCAACAATGTTCATTTTATTAG